In a genomic window of Halobiforma lacisalsi AJ5:
- a CDS encoding ATPase domain-containing protein, with protein sequence MTDSTENASREPERIRSGIDGLDDVLRGGLVTGRLYLVCGRPGTGKTLLGMHFLEAGLERGETVLFVHGEESREEILTNGSRLGIDISDAAFLDLGPESEFFTEDRSYDLVDPAEVDHDRYTQDIHEAIREIDPARVVIDPITQLRYIEPNEHQFRKRILSLMRFLKERDTTVVTTATVSGDGEYDVEVQSLSDSVIELERGDGGRRLRVTKHRGYGQKRGSHGMEIRDGGVDVFPALVPERHDRSFEPYPLGSGTEALDELVGGGLESGTVTFVSGPTGAGKTTTAAQFLAQAAAEGTNAVLYLFEEGVDTFTHRSESVGLPITDLREKGSLSVEPIEPLSLSAEEFAHEVRERVERGDAEVVMIDGIDGYTMSLQGRTERLVRKLHALTRYLKNRGVTVLVTDEIPQLAGVSNATSANLSYIADNIVFISYLEADGELEKVIGVLKKRAGPFDRTLRTFEITAEGVRIGEPVTSHTGILQGRPRERQIDGGVGER encoded by the coding sequence ATGACAGACAGCACCGAAAACGCGAGCAGGGAACCCGAACGGATACGCAGCGGTATCGACGGACTGGACGACGTCCTGCGGGGCGGACTGGTGACCGGACGGCTCTACCTCGTCTGTGGCCGCCCGGGGACCGGGAAGACGCTCCTGGGGATGCACTTCCTCGAGGCCGGACTCGAGCGCGGCGAGACGGTGCTTTTCGTCCACGGCGAGGAGTCACGCGAGGAGATCCTCACGAACGGCTCGCGGCTCGGGATCGACATCTCCGACGCCGCGTTTCTCGACCTCGGGCCCGAGTCGGAGTTTTTCACGGAGGACCGGTCGTACGACCTCGTCGATCCGGCCGAGGTCGATCACGACCGGTACACCCAGGACATCCACGAGGCGATCAGGGAGATCGATCCGGCGCGGGTCGTCATCGATCCTATCACCCAACTTCGATACATCGAACCCAACGAGCACCAGTTCCGCAAGCGGATCCTCTCGCTCATGCGGTTTCTCAAGGAACGGGACACGACCGTCGTCACGACGGCTACGGTCTCCGGCGACGGCGAGTACGACGTCGAGGTCCAGTCGTTGAGCGACAGCGTCATCGAACTCGAGCGTGGCGACGGTGGCCGACGGCTCCGGGTGACCAAACACCGCGGTTACGGGCAGAAGCGCGGCAGCCACGGGATGGAGATCAGGGACGGCGGGGTCGACGTGTTCCCGGCGCTGGTTCCCGAGCGCCACGATCGGTCGTTCGAGCCCTACCCGCTCGGATCGGGGACCGAGGCGCTCGACGAGCTCGTCGGCGGCGGACTCGAGTCGGGCACCGTCACCTTCGTGAGCGGACCGACGGGGGCCGGGAAGACGACCACGGCGGCGCAGTTCCTCGCACAGGCCGCGGCGGAGGGAACGAACGCCGTCCTCTACCTCTTCGAGGAAGGGGTCGACACGTTCACGCACCGGTCGGAGTCGGTCGGGCTGCCGATCACGGACCTACGCGAGAAGGGGTCGCTCTCGGTCGAACCGATCGAACCGCTCTCGCTGTCCGCCGAGGAGTTCGCCCACGAGGTTCGAGAGCGGGTCGAACGGGGGGACGCCGAGGTGGTGATGATCGACGGCATCGACGGCTACACGATGTCGCTGCAGGGCCGGACGGAGCGACTCGTACGGAAGTTACACGCGCTGACCCGCTACCTGAAAAACCGGGGCGTCACCGTGCTGGTCACGGACGAGATCCCGCAACTCGCCGGCGTGTCGAACGCCACGAGCGCCAATCTCAGCTACATCGCCGACAACATCGTCTTCATCAGCTACCTCGAGGCCGACGGGGAACTCGAGAAGGTGATCGGCGTGTTGAAGAAACGAGCGGGACCGTTCGACCGGACGCTGCGCACGTTCGAGATCACCGCGGAGGGAGTCCGGATCGGCGAGCCGGTGACGAGCCACACCGGCATCCTGCAGGGACGACCGCGAGAACGGCAGATCGACGGCGGAGTAGGTGAGCGATGA